CGGAACTCGTACCTGCTGATGGCGCTGGCGTTGCCACTGGCCTACGCGTGCGGGCTGCTGTCCTGGCAGCTCGTGGAAATCCCGACGCAACGGCTGCGCGTTTACTTGCGCCCTCAACCGAAATCTCCTCGTAACGCTCGTCCACGCGATTCCGTCTCCGGAAGGGGGGCACATCGTCGTGAAAGGACGGGCGTATGAAAACATCCCGAATCCTGCTGGCAGCCGCCACCGCGCTCGCGGTGACACTGGTTCCGCTCGGCGCCGAGGCCGGCGGCAAGGTGTCCACAGTGGCCGGCGGCCTGGACAGCCCGCGCGGGCTGTCGTTCTCGCCTGACGGGGCCCTGTACGTCGCGGAAGCCGGCCGCGGCGGCGCTGGTCCGTGCATGGCGGGGCCCGAGGGCGAGGCGTGCTACGGCGAATCCGGCGCCGTCACGCGGATCGACCACGGGCAGCAGAAACGCGTGCTGAGCGGCCTGCCGTCGCTCGCCGCGCGCGACGGTTCCGGCGCGATCGGCCCGTCGGACGTCTCGTTCCTCGGCAAGGGCAACATGTACGTCACCGTCGGTCTGGGGGCGAACCCCGCGCTGCGCACGAACCTGCCGCCGAAGGGCCAGCAGTTCATGGGGTGGTTGCTGCGCAACGGAAAACCGGTCGCCGACATCGCCGGTTACGAGGCAACGGCCAACCCCGACGGTGGTGAGCCGGACAGCAACCCCAACTCGGTCCTCGCCCTGCCCGGCGGCCGCGTGGTGGCCGACGCGGGCGGCAACTCCCTGCTGTGGGTCCCGGACAAGGGCGGCATCCACACGATCGCCACGTTCCCGACGCGGATGGCGACGGGGCCGGACGGCTCGCAGATCCCGATGCAGTCGGTGCCGACCTCGGTCGCGCTCGGCCCGGACGGCGCGCTGTACGTCGGCGAGCTGACCGGCTTCCCGTTCCCGAAGGGCGCGGCGCGGGTGTACCGGGTGGTGCCGGGCAAGGCGCCGCAGGTGTACGCGGAGGGCTTCACCAACATCATCGACATCGGCTTCGCGCACGGGAAGCTGTACGTGCTGGAAATCGCGCACAACGGCCTGCTCAGCGGCGACCCGACGGGCGCGTTGATCCAGGTCGGCAAGAACGGCGCGCAGCACATCGTGACGCAGCAGCTGACGATGCCCGGTGGGCTGGCACTGCGTGACGGCAAGGCGTACGTGTCGAACTGCGGCGCCTGCCCGAACCCGCCGGGTTCACCCGGCAGCGGCAGCGTGGTGCGGGTCGGTCTGTGACGCGGAACCGGCCGCCTGCCGTTCGGCGGGCGGCCGGCTTCCGGGGCGTCAGCGTTTGAGCACGCTCCGGATGGCGTCGCGGGCTCGGTCCATGAGTGCGGCCGGCGGACCGAGCAGCATGTTCTTCGCGGCGCTTTCCGTTCCCGGGTGCGGGCGCGTCGGGGCCACGGCCTCGGCCGCCCGCACCGTGTCGGCCATCGCCTCCAGCCGCTTGCTGTCGTAGGCCTGGCGCAGCAGCGGGAACTCCGACCGCTCCTCGTGCTCGGCGTGGGCGAGCACGTCGTCCCGGAGCTGGATCAGCAGGGTGTCGAAGCCCTCCGCGTCCGGGCCCATCTCGTCCAATGTGGACAGCAGTTCCTTGGCGCGGTGCTCCTCGCCGAGGCGGGCCTCGACGATCGGCTCGCCGCCGTCCTGGCGCCGCACCTCGGGATGGACCAGTTCCTCCTCCGCGGTCTCGTGGACCGACAGCAGCCGCACGAGGTCGCGGAAGGCGTCCTCGCGCTCGTCCCCCTTCGCGCGTTCGACCACGCCGAACAGGCGGCGGATCTCCTGGTGCTGGTCCTCCAGCAACGCGATGACGTCCTTCTTGTCCGTCGACACGGTGACCTCCTTCGCTTCGCCGAGAGGGCTACCCGCGCCGGCGGGGGTTCACTCGCTCAGTGACGAACGCGGACCACGACCTTGCCCACCTGGGTGTTCGACTCCAGGTGCGCGTGCGCCTCGACGATGTCGGACAGGTCGTCGAACACGCGGTCCACGGCCGGGCGCAGGGTGCCGATGCGCAGGCCGGCGTTGATGAAGTGCTCGGCCCGGCGCCGCCGCTCGGGGTTGCGCGCGACGTAGCTGCCGTTGCCGTAGCCGAACAGCGTGACCTGCCGGTCCCAGTTCATCGGCAGCGGCGTGGCCTCGCCGCCCAGCCAGCCGTAGAGGACGAGCAGCCCGCCGACGGCGGTGGCCTCGACCAGGTCGGCCACGCCCGGTCCGCCGACCGGGTCGAACGTCATCGTCGCGCCGTCGCCGCCGGTGAGCGCGCGGACCTCCTTGACCAGGTCCTGCGAGTCGAGCGTGACGACGTGCGCGGCGCCTGCCGCCACCAGCAGGTCCCGCTTGGCGGCGGTG
The window above is part of the Amycolatopsis thermoflava N1165 genome. Proteins encoded here:
- a CDS encoding ScyD/ScyE family protein, whose amino-acid sequence is MKTSRILLAAATALAVTLVPLGAEAGGKVSTVAGGLDSPRGLSFSPDGALYVAEAGRGGAGPCMAGPEGEACYGESGAVTRIDHGQQKRVLSGLPSLAARDGSGAIGPSDVSFLGKGNMYVTVGLGANPALRTNLPPKGQQFMGWLLRNGKPVADIAGYEATANPDGGEPDSNPNSVLALPGGRVVADAGGNSLLWVPDKGGIHTIATFPTRMATGPDGSQIPMQSVPTSVALGPDGALYVGELTGFPFPKGAARVYRVVPGKAPQVYAEGFTNIIDIGFAHGKLYVLEIAHNGLLSGDPTGALIQVGKNGAQHIVTQQLTMPGGLALRDGKAYVSNCGACPNPPGSPGSGSVVRVGL
- a CDS encoding hemerythrin domain-containing protein; translated protein: MSTDKKDVIALLEDQHQEIRRLFGVVERAKGDEREDAFRDLVRLLSVHETAEEELVHPEVRRQDGGEPIVEARLGEEHRAKELLSTLDEMGPDAEGFDTLLIQLRDDVLAHAEHEERSEFPLLRQAYDSKRLEAMADTVRAAEAVAPTRPHPGTESAAKNMLLGPPAALMDRARDAIRSVLKR